A genome region from Anastrepha obliqua isolate idAnaObli1 chromosome 4, idAnaObli1_1.0, whole genome shotgun sequence includes the following:
- the LOC129244642 gene encoding CD63 antigen — MNCLESIVKYLIYIANIVFLVCGILIIILGSLMMGNIGDFSSFEEAINLDTLPILIIILGCIIFVISFFGCCGAIRENSCCMTTYAVFMFILFCLQVALVVWVFVQRAEFLKTMGDLVNTAWNQNDSANNYPMDALQVSFKCCGKTSYADYINAGKSVPVSCCGSLDATSCSEDVYKTKPGCVDEFVDFWATNTNIIRYAGIAVAAIELAVFTIAFCLASSMRNSRRH, encoded by the exons GTATGCGGTATACTCATCATTATCCTGGGCTCGCTCATGATGGGCAATATCGGCGATTTTTCTTCATTCGAAGAAGCTATTAATTTGGATACGTTACCAATCTTAATAATTATACTCGGATGCATAATATTTGTGATATCCTTCTTTGGCTGCTGCGGAGCGATACGTGAGAATtcttgctgcatgacaacg TACGCCGTCTTTATGTTCATTTTGTTCTGCCTGCAAGTTGCTTTGGTTGTATGGGTATTTGTTCAACGAGCAGAGTTCTTGAAAACTATGGGTGATCTGGTTAATACTGCCTGGAATCAAAATGATTCGGCCAATAATTATCCAATGGATGCGTTACAAGTTAGC TTCAAGTGCTGTGGCAAAACCAGTTACGCGGATTACATAAATGCCGGCAAAAGTGTCCCTGTATCGTGCTGCGGCTCCCTGGATGCCACGTCGTGTTCGGAAGATGTTTACAAAACAAAGCCAGGTTGTGTTGATGAATTCGTCGATTTTTGGGCCACAAACACGAATATTATTCGATATGCTGGTATTGCGGTAGCGGCCATCGAATTGGCGGTATTCACCATAGCTTTCTGTTTGGCGAGTAGCATGCGAAATTCCCGCAGACACTGA
- the LOC129246342 gene encoding tetraspanin-3-like: MGCCGFFIKWLLHFFNLLAVIVSVLLIILGSLILDALGDLKSVSNFENANIIPIIVIVLGGSIFIVSLLACCGAIKEINWCMIIYAILMFVLMGLQIALVVWVFLEKNEFLNTMDSIVLNAYDNRNNETDNSMNTIQITFNCCGYNNYSDYSSSGIPASCCGFSETDAPCPSSIYTTRQGCKTVFYNFWIDNLGFVRYGGIVVIVIEFLALVSACGVAACRRKSFNTNTA; the protein is encoded by the exons ATGGGCTGCTGTGGATTCTTCATAAAGTGGCTGTTACATTTCTTCAATCTGCTAGCAGTG atcgTTTCTGTTCTGCTCATTATTCTTGGCAGTCTTATCTTGGATGCGTTGGGCGATTTGAAGTCAGtcagtaattttgaaaatgccAATATTATACCCATAATAGTTATAGTGTTGGGTGGTTCGATATTCATCGTATCATTACTTGCCTGCTGCGGTGCGATTAAGGAGATAAATTGGTGTATGATAATA TACGCCATTTTAATGTTCGTACTGATGGGATTGCAGATCGCGCTTGTCGTTTGGgttttcttggaaaaaaatgaGTTCCTCAACACGATGGACTCAATTGTTCTTAACGCATACGATAACAGAAACAATGAGACCGATAACTCAATGAACACAATCCAGATTACA TTCAACTGTTGCGGCTACAATAACTACTCGGATTATAGTAGCTCAGGCATTCCCGCTTCTTGTTGTGGTTTTTCTGAAACGGATGCCCCATGCCCATCTTCCATTTACACCACCAGACAAGGCTGTAAGACGGTATTTTACAATTTCTGGATTGATAATTTGGGATTTGTACGATATGGTGGCATTGTAGTGATTGTCATCGAATTTTTGGCATTAGTATCAGCATGCGGAGTGGCAGCGTGCAGACGAAAATCATTTAACACAAATACGGCTTAA
- the LOC129245201 gene encoding 23 kDa integral membrane protein-like, whose amino-acid sequence MDCGGVLVKYVLFIFNILFVVCGILLIVFGSILVSHIQQVGSVAQTMEANSIPIAILVLGSVIFIISFLGCCGAIRENTCCTMTYSVFMLVLFLAQIALIVLVWTQRVKLLNYMNQVVSTIWNQHKTDPKVMDALQLTFNCCGLNGSTDYTFNLESIPNSCCGSSAVSCSVLDALKKPGCSAAFTNFWDKSIDIVRYAGLGVAAIELVAFIFACCLANQVRNTRRRANY is encoded by the exons atggattGCGGCGGAGTACTTGTCAAATATGTGCTTTTCATATTCAACATACTTTTTGTA gTATGTGGCATATTGCTAATTGTCTTCGGTTCCATATTAGTATCGCACATCCAGCAAGTGGGTAGCGTGGCGCAAACAATGGAGGCCAACAGCATTCCCATTGCCATACTTGTTTTGGGCAGTGTGATATTTATTATCTCATTCTTAGGCTGTTGTGGAGCAATACGCGAAAATACATGTTGCACAATGACG TATTCCGTCTTCATGCTCGTACTTTTCCTGGCGCAAATAGCTTTAATAGTGCTGGTCTGGACACAACGTGTTAAGCTCCTCAATTATATGAATCAAGTTGTGTCTACGATTTGGAATCAACACAAAACTGATCCGAAAGTAATGGACGCTCTACAATTAACC TTTAATTGCTGTGGCTtaaatggctcaaccgattacACTTTCAATTTGGAGTCGATTCCGAATTCGTGCTGTGGTTCGAGTGCTGTATCTTGCAGTGTTTTAGATGCGCTGAAGAAGCCTGGTTGCAGTGCAGCATTCACTAACTTCTGGGATAAAAGCATTGATATAGTGCGTTATGCTGGACTCGGCGTTGCTGCTATTGAG TTGGTTGCTTTCATCTTCGCTTGTTGCTTAGCCAACCAAGTACGCAACACAAGAAGGAGAGCGAACTACTAA